The window GGatatcctgggccatctgacctcaggaaatcacatgatagggtggggctaggtttcacaatgagctcacccaaaaccttggctgattgtgacctacacccattttcacaccttggcttgtgtgattaggtagaggatcattagaggGTCCATTGCCCCTCTCGGagggacactcccacagggcttaaatctgtcactctccaccatttgaccctagaacttaagaagcttctcagatgagaggtgaaacatcttcaagcaacttgaagtccagacgctttcttTCCCAAGCTCCTTCGAATACAAAAGGATAAGAAGAGCAACTTGTCAGTCTCACTGTAAAGCATACCCTGATTTATTCTCATTTGCAATAATTATATCTGCtttttacaaacaaacaatgatTTTTCCACCTCGGGTAAACTTCAGTGGATGACTATGGGCTGTCCGGTGTGGAGTCACGTGTGCTCAACAGGGTTTTCTTCTCTCTCGAGAGCTTGTCGTATTTTCTGCCAGAAGACTCCAGTGTGTTGACCAGCCTGTGGCCAGCTCAAGTAAGAGCTCCTCTTCACCAGACTCCTTATTTGGAAGTATGGAGACAGCTGCTTGGCTGGTATGTCCTCCAGAAACACCATGATCAGCACATCCTTGTGCTCATCGAACAGACGGTAGCTAAAGACACCACACGCAGATTAATCAGTGTAGAAGCTGGCGATGTCATTACATGTAAGGACAAAGAGTTGGTAACCATACCTGGCCATCTGGATTTCTTTGGAGCACCACTCACTCTGCAGGTAATTTGGGCTGATCACACAGATAGTCTTTCTGCTGCTATAGATGGCCTCTGTAATGTTTTCGACGATGGGCTtacctgtaaaaacaaaaatctgagaCGTTAAACAAAAATCTGAGACGTTAAACAAAAATCTCACACATCAAACATGTCAGcatttttcaagttttaacattttctagtTAAAACAGCTCTGGTGAATAACATAATGTGTAGCCTTTTCTATAAGTTAAAAAATTCTCACTTTTGAGAATAGCAGGATCTACAGTAGTGTCTAAATTCCAGTCACAGCCTTTGGAGAACAAAGAACAATTCAATAAGCTTCTCGAGTAATAACTGGTGTTGGtcttaactttaatttttatagtTTCTGGAATCCAAGGCTTACAAAAACATCGGGAGTACAAAAACAGCTgtctttctattttcttttatgCAAAACACAACTTCATGATTTCCTTTTCCTACATGTAGGATGCTTTGACAGTTGAGCAGCACATCTAAAGTTTAATTTTAGAGGTTTAAAGATCAATTTGTAGCTCTTGTCCAGATAGTCAGTCTAGCatttaaactttgttttgtgGGTCATGTGTGATTGGCATTCTTGTTTGACATCATATCAACCATTTGTGTTTGCGTAAACGTAGTGTAGTAAAattttgaacaaaacaaaacaaaaaacggtgGTGTGAAACCCTGATCTTTGTCATTACAAGTTTAGAGTGGCAACAATAGTGTTTAAAGGAAAGATGAGACAGCGTTTGTGTGGTAGCTCCATTAAATATAGatctaaaaatagaaaaatagaaaaaaaagaggctaaTGATAATCATATATACCTGGTTCAAAGTCTCTGTGGTGCAGACAGAGTTTCCAGCCCTGTTGACCCTCCAGCTCTGGAAGCAACTCTCCACAGACCCAAGCTTCATCATGAACATTGTAGGAGACAAAGGCATCGTAGCTGTGAGGAATacctttcttcctcctcttattATCATAGAGAAAGGCCAGGAAGAGGTAATAGGCATAGGTGAGGTGTGACCTCAGGAAGTGATAGATGAAGGATGCGAGGAGAGTAAGCACAACTAGACTAGAGCTAAAAAGGAAGCAGAGCAATGCAGCATCTATCCGACAGGAGTCAAAACCAAAGTCAAGGAATTTTTTCCCCCGTTGGCTGACAGGAAACGCACAACTGTACTGATGTGCATTAACAACCTGTGTCTGTTTGCTGTCTTGAATCCACTGGATAAGACCGTAATTAGAACATTCACATGTTAAAAGGTTAGCAGATAGATCCAGATATGTCAAGCCTGGAAGGGATTGGATAACTGTTTCACTGATTACAAACAATTCATTGTCACTGACATTTAGCCACCTGAGTGCCGACAGTTTGGCCTCTGCTAGAAAATCCAAAGACCTGAGTTTATTGTTGGAGAGGTCGAGTATTATCAGGTTTGGAATTGGCAAGAACACGTCAGATGTTAAAACTGAAAGCTCGCTGTAAGATATCCTCAGATGTTTCAGTTGCGGTGTGTATTTAAATGTGTCTGGGTACAAAGATCCCATGAAGTATGCCTCTGTTATTAAGTACTCTAAAGAAGTCAGACCACTGAGAACATCTTTTGAAATATCGTAATATCCTCTATGAACCTTGATATGAAGCTTCTTCAATCTTTGTAAATTTGAGAAAGGCCTATCCCGTTGTTCAGAGCTGTTGTGGGTTCGGCTTTCAACAACATTTAAGATCAGAGTGTTTAAGTTTGACAGTCCACTGAAATggtcataaaaataattatcacCTAACAAATAAAGAATCTGAAGGTTATCAAGTCCTTCGAACCCTCCTTCATCAACACTGTCACACTCGTCTAAGTCTATATACAAGTATTGAAGGGAAGACAGACTATGAAAATCTCCATGAATGAAATTCATGATATCCATATTTCTCAAATTTAAAAACTCCAATGTCTGTAATTTATCTTTGAATGTATCTATAAATGACATAATCTTGTTGTTTTCAAGATTTAAGATTTTCAAATTGTTTAAATTTTGAAAAACACAGTCAAAGATATAGGATATTTGATTGTGGCTCAGATCGAGTATTGTTAGGCTTGTTAAATTCCAGAAGTAAGGACAGTAAAGTTCACTGATGTCATTGGAACTAAGGTCATAGACTTCCAATGTGGTGAGTCCTTGGACGGCCACTGGCAGTTCGGACAGTTCATTATTTTGTAATATCAGGCTTCTGAGCTGTGTCATTGACTGGAGTGCATTATCAGCCatgctttttatattgttaaatgatAAGTTGAGCTCAATAAGGTTAGAGCAAGACTGCAGCATGTGCTCTTTTATGGTGTGAATTTCACTATTTCTCACATCAACTGTTCTTAGAGAAGGAATTTGGCAGGCAACATCAATGAGACCATCATCTATCCACTTTTGTATGTTATccatctgaaactcttgaagaGAGTAAGCAGTCTGCAGAATCGCTCTGTACACATCAAAGCTAAGAGAAGTTTCACTCATGTGCAGTCTCGTTAGGCTCCTCAAAAAGGTCTTGTTTGACACTTCCCACTCGATGTCCTTGGACCAGCCTCGCAAGTCCAGAGACTGCAGATGAGGAAAAATGTCTCTTGTAATGCTGAACTTTTTCACTGAATCCAAACTTAGGGTGAGTAGGTTTGAGGTATTTACATGGAGGTCATCGGACTGAAAAGAACTAAAGGTGTTATAAGTAATAATCAAATGTTGTAAAGTTgggagtttaaaaatgtaatcaacagctttaatttgatgcaggaaATTATTGCTCAAATCTACTGAACGTAAGATGACCAGGGGCTGAAAGACCACAGGGGAGATAAATGAGATATTGTTGCTGTTCAGAGATAGGGTGTCTAATTTGGAAAGGccctgaaacatgttttttgtcaGTGCTGTGAGTAAATTTTCACCCAAGTCGAGAACTTTTAACTCTACCAAGTCTGCAAAAGTTCCATCATCAATTTGTAAAATCcaattatttttaacataaaGAGCTTCAAGCTtagataaacctcttaaatacATCCTGGAAATATTTGAAATGTCATTTGAGCTGAGATTGAGCGATACTGAATTTCCAGGAATGTCATCTGGAATAGCAGTGAGGTGACGCTCTGCACATGTAACTGATACATTCTTTGAATTTTCAGAATACAGGATTGTGCAGTCTTTTAGAGAAAAAGCAAGTGAATGTTCACAATGAAACAAAGAAGACAGAAGTGAGACAAGCAGCAGATACACGCTTCCTGTAGCTAGCATGTTGATCTCAGTAGTGGTTTTCACTTTCTTGAGGAAGATGGAGGTGGGAGCATACTGTTGGTCAATACACCTGAAGCAGaccagagaagaaagaaaatataagGTAAATCTTATCACATCACACTTGTGGTAACAAGCTAGATAACACAGAATGAAGTTTAAAGAAaagtgtcatggtccgggtgagtGCTGGGTTTTCCTGCGTGTCAGTAAATCCATCACTGGGCAGAGTCACCACACCCCTAGTTTGtggcacctgtgtgtaatttgcTGGGAGGCTCTTAAGACCAGCGTTCTCAAACATTCCTTGCTGGAATGGCAGCTAACCCACGTTAGTGAGAGTCATTGCTCTGTAAACCCccatttgctgtttttgtcatgCTAACCCTGTCTACTTGCCTTTGCAGCTTCACAGTGGATTGGCTCTTGCTGTCAATAACCACTCTACTTCCCGTCACTGGTCTGCTTTCTATACTCGGCGCTattcacctgcctgcctccctgcccaACACCTCACAGTGAGTGTACACGAACTGGTTTAGCCTCACTCGGACCTTTAATCCTTCCAAGCCTCGCCTTCAACCCAGACAAGTAAGACTGTGTATTTTGTTGCCACCATTTCTTTGACTGCTGCGTGGGGCTCGTATTGACTCTACACACCTTTCATTACAGTAATTCAGAGAGAAACCCTGTGACCCTGTACCTAGTGTGCCTGCTCCGGAAAATACCAAATAACGCGCCCAGCTGGATAAGGAGACGATTTCCTTTGGACTTTGCTGCTGCACATGTAGTGTGACTCTTGTTTACTTGTGGAGATAGTCCTAGCCAAGTCTTGTGTGTTTTCACAGCATCCCTAGTAACAGTTTTGTCTACTAGCCCTTGCCAATCACAGTGTTTGTATCTACATATTCTCAGTACTGTAATCTGAAACTTTACATTAGTAGGTAACTAATATTCAGAGGGCTATGTTTTCCATCTCGCCCTTAGTTCACGTATagcatttttgtttcatttgcctCTTTCATGGTGTACCATTTGAGTGCTAAATAAACTGTTCGTTTGCAGAACACCTGCGAGCCTCCGTGTGgtgtctgcatttgagtccactTACCTGTGTCTGGCCGCCCGGTTGTGACAGAAAGGCAGGCAGCTGAACTACAGATAGGCAACAGAGTTGTCTTGTCCCAGAAAATCACTGTTTTCTATGAAAAACCCATATAGGAACCCCAAAGGTCAAACCTGGTGTTGGGAACTTGTGGACACCCCCAAGTGGGATAAGTATGGGTTTGTCCTGCCCACAAAGCCCCACAGTTCACCCACACCTAGTCACAATAGGTAGCTGCTTCCCTATTATTTATAATAAGGAACTACCATACAAGGAAATGTGAGTAATATGGAAAccacaaaacattttctttttttgtctataTCTGGGATGACTGATTCAAAACATCAGTTAATGGAAGTTAAAGTGCATCTTACTGCAAAACAACTCAACATTGGCTTTaaggtttttttattgttttgttttttttcttatcgtGGGGAATATGTGAGCCACACAGTGTGAGACCTGGGTGGAGATTCCATTATGGTTCCGATTGCTGGCATGAAATATTTGGCATATGTGGACCACATGTTGCAGATTCGGGCACCAGTGCAGCAGCCTGCACCTACAAGGGTACATGACACTTGAACAACCATATTTCAGACTTACCAAAATATCCTAAAGGTTTAGCATTTGTAAGACTAGCAGATAAAACAGAGAGTGAGCACAGTCTCTAAAACAGATAAAGATCCTCAATACAAGGAGCTTCTAAAGCTTTTTCACACAAAAGGTTTTTCTTGGTCATCTCAATATTGCTGTCAAAAAAGGAAATGCAGGCAAATTATGTGTATATGAAAAATATTACCATGTTTAACATAAATGCAGATGCCTGTAAAtagttttcacattttgttattTGAATTACTTCCCCTAAAGTGCATCTAACAATAATACATATCAACAGCTGTAAAGTTAAATTAATCATCTTCTATTGAAGCCCTGTTTCCTCAGTGGAGGAAGTCAATCCAGATGTCCTAATCAAATAACAAAGGAACAGATATTTTTGATTTAACGTGAACTCAGCTGactcatattttttttcagtagTCAACAAAAGTATTGTTACACAGCCTTAccttttgcatgtttttccttGTTTCATCAGCTTGACCAGACACAGTTTAAACTCAGTCTGCTGGCAGTGTCTGACAAAAgtgaatatttttttgtatcattTTGACTGATGGTCAAGTTGGACTggaagtgaaactgaactgCCTTGTCgagaaaaatacacacaccggccacttcattaggaaCACTTTGCAAGTTCTGTCATAGAGCGACTGTATGGCGA of the Astatotilapia calliptera unplaced genomic scaffold, fAstCal1.2 U_scaffold_1, whole genome shotgun sequence genome contains:
- the LOC113017243 gene encoding toll-like receptor 13; this encodes MKQGKTCKRCIDQQYAPTSIFLKKVKTTTEINMLATGSVYLLLVSLLSSLFHCEHSLAFSLKDCTILYSENSKNVSVTCAERHLTAIPDDIPGNSVSLNLSSNDISNISRMYLRGLSKLEALYVKNNWILQIDDGTFADLVELKVLDLGENLLTALTKNMFQGLSKLDTLSLNSNNISFISPVVFQPLVILRSVDLSNNFLHQIKAVDYIFKLPTLQHLIITYNTFSSFQSDDLHVNTSNLLTLSLDSVKKFSITRDIFPHLQSLDLRGWSKDIEWEVSNKTFLRSLTRLHMSETSLSFDVYRAILQTAYSLQEFQMDNIQKWIDDGLIDVACQIPSLRTVDVRNSEIHTIKEHMLQSCSNLIELNLSFNNIKSMADNALQSMTQLRSLILQNNELSELPVAVQGLTTLEVYDLSSNDISELYCPYFWNLTSLTILDLSHNQISYIFDCVFQNLNNLKILNLENNKIMSFIDTFKDKLQTLEFLNLRNMDIMNFIHGDFHSLSSLQYLYIDLDECDSVDEGGFEGLDNLQILYLLGDNYFYDHFSGLSNLNTLILNVVESRTHNSSEQRDRPFSNLQRLKKLHIKVHRGYYDISKDVLSGLTSLEYLITEAYFMGSLYPDTFKYTPQLKHLRISYSELSVLTSDVFLPIPNLIILDLSNNKLRSLDFLAEAKLSALRWLNVSDNELFVISETVIQSLPGLTYLDLSANLLTCECSNYGLIQWIQDSKQTQVVNAHQYSCAFPVSQRGKKFLDFGFDSCRIDAALLCFLFSSSLVVLTLLASFIYHFLRSHLTYAYYLFLAFLYDNKRRKKGIPHSYDAFVSYNVHDEAWVCGELLPELEGQQGWKLCLHHRDFEPGKPIVENITEAIYSSRKTICVISPNYLQSEWCSKEIQMASYRLFDEHKDVLIMVFLEDIPAKQLSPYFQIRSLVKRSSYLSWPQAGQHTGVFWQKIRQALEREENPVEHT